CATCACTTCTGAATGGATGATTCATTGACAAGAACCTTCTGTGACCTAGAAAACATGCTTTGTGTCCATGCTTCAACCTTCTAGAACAAGTTCCTAATAGGAAATGAGAACAGACAACAATGCTTTCACCACTCAATATTCCACGGCCTAGCCAATCACTGATGGTCCAGAGCAGTGCAGCATGGACTCTAAACTTTTTACCGAAATGAGAATCATATACCAGAACTCCATGGTGCCACAACTCCTGTAGCTCATCAATTACTAGTTGCAGGTATACATCAATGTCTTTCCCTGGTGATCTCCTTCCTGGTACAATGACAGACAAGATAAAGTTGGTCTCCTTCATGCAAATCCAAGGAGGGAAGTTGTATGGGATCAGAATTATAGGCCAGATGCTGTAAGACAAGTTCATATTCCTGAaagggttgaatccatctgtagctAATCCAAATctgatgttccttggttctttgCTGAACGACCTGTACCTGCTGTCAAAGTTCTTCCAAGCAGGTGAATCAGCTGGATGCCTCATTACTTCATCTTTGGTTCTCCCATCATTGTGCCAACTCATCAGAGATGCTGTTTTGTTAGATATAAACAACCTCCTGACTCTTTTGTTCAGTGGGAAATGCCTGATAACTTTCATTGCCACCCTACTGATTCTCTTCCCACCTACTACACTTCTTACAGTCTTCCACCTGCTTGTTTTGCAAACTGGGCAGACATTGGCCTTGGCatggatgcctctgaaaattatgcaGTCATTGAAACAGGCATCATAAGTATCATATGCAAGACCAACTCCTCTGATATACTGCTTTGCTTCATGAAATTTCTTAGGCAGAGAATGTCCTTCAGGTAGTGCTTCCCTGAACAGTGTCAGCAtatcttcaaatgcaacatttgtcATTCCCCTGacatttttaatattgagcaATCTTACTAGAAACTGCAGTTTAGAAAATTTCTTGCATCCTGGGTACAACTGCTGGCCACCATCATTGACTAACCTCTTGTATGATTcgacatcttcatcttcactATCATCTTCACTCCCTTCTTCTTTTTCTGAATGCAATGAACTTCTATTGTACATGTCAAACCCATCTAACAGTAGCTTGTCAATCTCATCTCTAACATTACTAGTATCTTCTGGAGAGCTAGATTGTGTGTCAAGATCATTTTTAACAGCTTGTTCCCCATGAAACAACCAGGTTTTATATCCAGGCATAAAACCAGTACAGATTAGATGATCATTTACAGTTTCTACATCATACCAGAACTTGTTCCCACAGTTTTTACATGGACACAGTATCTTACTGTCTTTCTCTTCATTTCTTAGAGCAAATTTCAAGAATAAGTAGACTCCAGCTGCATACTCATCTGAAGACCTTGAAGCTTCCATCCAATTCTTATCCATTTTTACTGTTTTTTAGTAAAACTTAGAGTTTAAATAGAATCCAGTAATGAACTAAGCCATCTTACATTAATTGATACATTGCAGTAATCCAGTAATCAAGCAAGCAATCAATTAACCAAGTAATACAGGAAGGTTAGCAAGCAATCAATTAACCAAGTAATACAGGAATGTTAGCATGCAATCAATTAACCAAGTAATACAGGAATGTTAGCATGCAATCCAGGCATCCAGCAACTACAATCCAGTACTAGAGCAATCCAAGTATCCAAGCAAACCAGCAAATCATAGTCACTTTATAGCAAACCAGTGATACAGGAATTTGTAGTTGGAGGTTCGATTCACACGTACCAGACGAACTCGCCTCCGTGTTGTTTGAGTTCCTGAATCGACGGAGAAATGAGCGCCGCGGATCAACCTTAGCTTCATCTCCACTAGGATCCACCATGGCTTGAACTCCACTAGGATTTACCATGGCTTCAACTCCACTAGGATCCACCATGGCTTCTGGAGGGTTGCCGTCAGCACGCGGATCCTAGGGGTTGTCGTCGCCACGCAGAATCCGCAACCCTAATCGGTGGAGGAGGGCCGAGGTGGAGGAGATCTAGATGGGTGGAGGAGGGCCGAGGTGGAGGAGATCTAGATCggtggaggagggcggcggcggcggagggtggcggcgaaggaggaaggccgaggaggaggagggcggaggtggcggagaagggcggcggcgaaggagggcggcggcgaaggagagcggcggcgaaggagggcggcggcggacgagatcggcggcggcggacgagatcggcggcggcgaaggagagcggcggcgaaggagaaCGACGATGGAAAACGACGAAGGAAAACGACGAAGGAAAACCAGAGAGGAAACGTTTTGAGTGAGGTGGAAGGACCATTTGGTAAAAATGAGTTCCGTGGAAGGACCATTTGGTAAAACATTTTGAGTTGCAGATGTGGAGAGTGAAAACAAAATCCATGTTTAAAAAGCTTAAGTTGGTGAAAGCTTTGAGTTGCAGAGGTGGTAAAATCCATGTTTAAGTTGGTTTCTATCCATGTTTATAAACATATCAAGGGAATcactactgcataagcagttcatccatTTATCTGACCAAAACACATGTTGAGCAGTTACTTTGAATGCAAGTGAATCACCATTTGGTAAAAAGTTTTAAACATTTTTAAAAGCAATGCAGAGGTTGGCTTTATAAGAGGGTTCTAATAAAACTTGTACTTTTGCCTGTTGCTTCTACTGCTAGGACCAAGTTAACCAAGCTAGCAGTAGAAGCAACAAGTACAAGATCAATTGTACATCTTGTGCAAAAAGAACAACAGAAGTTTCAAAAAATGCAGCAGCtattgttgcaagaaaaattCAATGCAAATGTGATGAAAGCACAAGTGCATTAGGAATTCTTGCATTGACATATATAGTAATACAAATTCAGTTAACTTCCTAACACATAGTAATAACACACATATTTGATCATGCCATCATCAGGTCTTACATAAGCAGCACATCAACTAAAGTAAACACCAACAAGATGTGTTCCATAGTAGCACATCAACATTAGGCAACAAGAGGATGTGTGCCATAGCAGCACATCAACAAAAGTAACCACCAACAATATGTCTTCCACAAACTAACAGTAATTACATATTGCACAAACTACAGTCAAAAGCACCAACATAAACTAAAGCATCTTCAGTCAGCAACCATCTTGAATCAGCATAGCATTAGATGTCTTCTATCTTGTGGACAGAGACACCAATGTAGTCTTGCATCATATCAACCCTGATCAGAAGAAGAGAGCCTTGAACTATGGAGTTGGCCTCACAGAAATTGTCCATGTCTTCTCCATTCAGCCAGACGGCCAGCCTGCCCAAGACCCCAGTTTGAATGAAGTAATGCCCAGCAATGTCTTCACTCATAGTCCTGCTAGAAAACCTTGCAATTCCCCTCTTTGGGTAATTGTAACCATGGACAAGGTTCTCTGGCAGTGCCTGCAATAGAAACCACATGAATAGAGCATTAAGCAATACTGAATGTGAAATGTATGAACTGTATGAACTGCAGGAACTGTATGAACAAGGTTTTTGAGACATGGAGATTACCAAGCATTTTGATGTAGCATCAACTGCATCAACTCTGTGAACAATGTACTGAAGCTCATCAATTGAGTCCACATCTTTTGAGGCATCCTTGTACATTTCCCAGACTATCTCAGTCATGTCTGCTTCACCAACAGTATGCATGTTTGAGAAAACTGTCTTGTAAAGTGTGCCTCTGATCTCTTCAGGTACATAAATTGGTCCTGCACAAATTTATAAAACAGTGAACACAAATTAATAAACAAACTAATTGTCTGAACAAGTTTCCAAAGGAGTCATGTACATACCATTCATAAGATAGAAGGGTTTTTGGTTTCCATCAGGATCTGCAACAGTTACTTGGAAGATGCCATCACCAGCCTCTTCTTCATACTCCATGCCTTCTGCATCTTCATCAGAAATCACATCTTCACTGTCATCTTCAGTAGGTAACTTGAAGGTGACAACATCGTTGACATCAACAAGGTGTGACATCAGAAGAAAAGACCACCAGGGGCCACACATGGTTGTGGACTTTGTTGTCTTCTCTAAGTAGAAATCGAGCCTGTGGCCAGCAGCAAGAGCATGCAACCACTTGTCACTGTACTTGTTCAGTTTTTCCTTGAAGTAACAAGGAACAGTCTGTTCAAGCATGAAATGCAATGTGAGATTAGTCTTGCAGATAAATAGAAATTAAACAGTCTGTACAAGGAATTGCATACCGCAAAGTGATCATAGTCCTCTTGCATGATGATCTTGAATGATGTAGCACGCCTGTTTGAATACTTGCAGTTGTCCATAGGCTGATGGCAGAACTGACAGTTTCCTTGATCCATTTGAACCTATCAGAAAATAGAAGACGATATGAACCCTAAAAAAGTATTTACAGTGGTGGAAACAGATCTAATCAAGCAAACAAACGCATGCAAGGATGAAAAAGGATAAACAGATTGGACTAATGCAGTCTGTCTGTCTGTCATTACTG
This region of Lolium perenne isolate Kyuss_39 chromosome 2, Kyuss_2.0, whole genome shotgun sequence genomic DNA includes:
- the LOC127329690 gene encoding uncharacterized protein, with the translated sequence MDKNWMEASRSSDEYAAGVYLFLKFALRNEEKDSKILCPCKNCGNKFWYDVETVNDHLICTGFMPGYKTWLFHGEQAVKNDLDTQSSSPEDTSNVRDEIDKLLLDGFDMYNRSSLHSEKEEGSEDDSEDEDVESYKRLVNDGGQQLYPGCKKFSKLQFLVRLLNIKNVRGMTNVAFEDMLTLFREALPEGHSLPKKFHEAKQYIRGVGLAYDTYDACFNDCIIFRGIHAKANVCPVCKTSRWKTVRSVVGGKRISRVAMKVIRHFPLNKRVRRLFISNKTASLMSWHNDGRTKDEVMRHPADSPAWKNFDSRYRSFSKEPRNIRFGLATDGFNPFRNMNLSYSIWPIILIPYNFPPWICMKETNFILSVIVPGRRSPGKDIDVYLQLVIDELQELWHHGVLVYDSHFGKKFRVHAALLWTISDWLGRGILSGESIVVCSHFLLGTCSRRLKHGHKACFLGHRRFLSMNHPFRSDEESFDGTTDFREPPVQPTGEEISTMTMDIQTAYGKL